Proteins encoded by one window of Blautia faecicola:
- a CDS encoding DUF2798 domain-containing protein, protein MPQNKRESLIYTVLMCFCMVLWMSMYNVTLHMGGFSLEVLKEGWLGFPIAYVFAMCCDWFLVSGLAKKFAFTYLVKPEDSVLKKVICVSCSMVVPMVLIMSMYGAVEGCVRSGAWSQLLMIWLTNIPKNFIMALPFQLIVAGPLVRFIFRSAFPEGKVLA, encoded by the coding sequence ATGCCGCAGAATAAAAGAGAAAGTTTAATTTACACCGTCCTGATGTGTTTTTGCATGGTGCTCTGGATGAGTATGTATAATGTCACCCTGCATATGGGAGGTTTTTCCCTGGAAGTGCTAAAAGAAGGATGGCTGGGCTTCCCGATTGCTTATGTATTTGCCATGTGCTGTGACTGGTTCCTGGTATCCGGTCTGGCGAAAAAGTTCGCATTTACCTATCTGGTAAAACCGGAAGACAGTGTACTGAAAAAAGTCATCTGTGTATCCTGTTCCATGGTAGTACCGATGGTACTCATCATGTCCATGTACGGTGCTGTGGAAGGATGTGTGCGCTCCGGTGCATGGTCCCAGCTGCTGATGATCTGGCTGACCAACATCCCCAAGAACTTTATCATGGCTCTTCCTTTCCAGCTGATCGTAGCCGGACCGCTGGTTCGTTTCATCTTCCGTTCTGCATTCCCGGAAGGCAAGGTACTGGCGTGA
- a CDS encoding DUF1858 domain-containing protein: MKVTKETTMGEMLELDGGIAVILMQAGMHCVGCPSSIGESLEEACMVHGLDADVVLANINEYLSSKNA, encoded by the coding sequence ATGAAGGTTACGAAAGAAACCACTATGGGCGAGATGCTGGAACTGGATGGCGGAATCGCTGTGATCCTGATGCAGGCTGGTATGCACTGTGTAGGATGCCCGTCTTCTATCGGAGAATCTCTGGAAGAAGCATGCATGGTGCATGGTCTGGATGCAGACGTTGTTCTGGCAAATATTAACGAATATCTGAGCAGCAAAAACGCGTAA
- a CDS encoding glycoside hydrolase family 43 protein, with product MNKDNYIHTPYNDEWIAQRADPFVYRHTDGTCYFTASVPAYDRIILRAANDLGGLVHAEEKTLWVRHESGPQSIHIWAPEIHYLFGGWYIYYAAGDKDDIWNIRPYVLHCKGQNPMKDEWEELGMMQAADSDEFSFHAFSLDATVFEHRGEWYYIWAEKTGVGRQISNLYIGKMAAANKLCTDQVLLTTPDYDWERVDFWVNEGPAILKHDGKIFLTFSASATGACYCMGMMYIDENADLLDSHAWTKLRHSVLKTDEEKGIYGPGHNCFVKAEDGVTDLCVYHARPYDEIIGDPLYDPNRHARIMKVTYDEKGFPVFVYQKVEETEYL from the coding sequence ATGAATAAAGACAATTATATCCACACGCCATACAACGATGAATGGATCGCGCAGCGGGCGGATCCGTTTGTGTACCGCCACACGGACGGAACCTGCTATTTTACCGCATCTGTACCGGCTTATGACCGGATTATTCTGCGTGCTGCGAACGATCTGGGTGGTCTGGTACATGCGGAGGAGAAAACCCTCTGGGTGAGACATGAAAGCGGACCGCAGAGCATCCATATCTGGGCACCGGAGATTCACTATCTGTTTGGCGGATGGTATATCTACTATGCAGCCGGGGATAAAGATGACATCTGGAACATCCGTCCGTATGTCCTGCATTGCAAGGGGCAGAATCCGATGAAAGATGAATGGGAAGAACTTGGCATGATGCAGGCGGCAGACAGCGATGAATTTTCGTTCCATGCCTTTTCTCTGGACGCGACGGTGTTTGAACACCGGGGAGAATGGTATTATATCTGGGCGGAAAAAACGGGTGTCGGTCGCCAGATTTCCAATCTGTATATCGGAAAAATGGCAGCAGCCAACAAACTCTGCACGGATCAGGTATTGTTGACAACACCGGATTATGACTGGGAGCGGGTGGATTTCTGGGTAAATGAAGGACCGGCGATCTTAAAACATGACGGAAAGATTTTTCTGACTTTTTCCGCAAGCGCGACGGGAGCATGCTACTGCATGGGAATGATGTATATCGATGAAAATGCAGATCTGCTGGATTCGCATGCATGGACGAAACTGCGGCATTCGGTACTGAAAACCGACGAAGAAAAGGGGATTTACGGACCGGGGCACAACTGCTTTGTAAAGGCAGAAGATGGTGTGACGGATCTTTGTGTCTATCATGCCCGCCCGTATGACGAGATCATCGGAGATCCACTGTACGACCCGAACCGCCATGCGAGAATCATGAAAGTGACGTATGACGAAAAAGGATTCCCGGTATTTGTGTACCAGAAGGTGGAAGAAACAGAGTATTTGTAA